The window agcAAGAAGCAgacaataaataataacaaatgtaATATTCCCTGGTATACTGGCAGGTCTGAGGGCTACCTTCCCCCCATTTATGCATAGATAAGATGAGCTAAGTCTTCCCCAGTGGAAAATGAGCCCAATTTACACTAGCTTTTTGTTTGAGGTTGCATAATAGAAATCACAAACCCAGTATGTCTCTGAGGCTGTCTGCAGGGATATAGGACAGCTGCACAGAGAAGCTAGGTAGAGTTAAATCAGGGACAGAGCTTAGTCTGGGACATAGGTGTTGGATGAGGGTCCTCTGAAAGGTGGGTGCCAACGTGGGTAGAGCTGTTTGAAGGAAGATGCAGGCTGTCTGAACTGCAGCATAAAGTCCTGAGACAATGAACAGTGTTTTGCAGGTCTTCAAGCCTGCACGAGGCTGGAAACTGCTGGGCCTCTTTAGAGGTGGAGAGAAGGGCCAGTGTGTgtgctcctgctccccagctccccctgGTCCCCCTCCCTgacctctccttttcctttcactctGGGAGACCCCTACAAGTGACCTGTGTCTAGAGACAAGCGGGAGTGGTAGGTAGGTGTTTCTGTTGTGCTCAGCTGACGATGCTGTTTGCATGGGCTCAGGCTGTGGGCCGtgcttcctctgctccttccctctctgctgccatcCTCAGTTCCAAATCTTGAGGAAGCTGTCCCAGGAGCCGGTGGCAACAGCCATGCCATCTGCCGTCACCCCCAGGCAGCTCACTCTGTTGTCATGGCCAGAAAGGATTCCTatgggaagaaagcagagaggtCAGGAAAAGAAGTGGGGCCTGGGAGAGATGAAGGGGTTGGCCATGCTGAGGACACTTGTCGTAGGCTGTGTACCTACACCCCTGTGTATCACACTGTCACTGCACAACATGTTAAAATCAGTACGTGGCTAATAAGAACAAACATGCAGAAGAACATCTGTGCATGGCATACAACCACCACCCATGGGACTGGCCAAAGAACAATGTGCTTGGGAAGGTCTGGCTAGCTGAGTCCTCATACAACTGCTTTCACCCTGGAGTGATGGTAGGACTAAGAAAGGATGGTGTCCTTGATAAGACTGACAAATACGAATGCCGTTGGTGGGCTGCATTATAAATTTTCAGAGCCTAGGAGacacatctgaaagaaaaatggcacGTTGGTGTATTCTGTGTATGAGCATCACAGAGTATCCAAAGATGTTGGATGGAAGCCCAGGTCCATGCTCAGCTTGGTGCCTGGCTACCACATGGCACTGTGAGTACCTGGAACTGGCAAATGGCAGAGGCTAGGAGAAAGTAGGAAATGCTACTGGTGCTTGTGAGCAGTTTTAGTTAATAGGAACCTTAATGCTCTTTTCCCCCTTGAACCAATGTTGTTTAAAGGTTTGACTTCCTTAACATTAAAAACAGTAGTTCTTCTACACAAAAGAGAGTTGTACTAGTTATGGTGTGCTCCTTAAGTGTGAGGAAGCTTTGTTTGGTTTCAGTTAGAATAGGATGtgtccctttaaaaaaaaaaaaaggtctttttcttGCCTTGGTAGGGACAGAAGACCTTGCAAGGAATTAAAGAGGGACCTCCAGGAGCCACTCACCCACACGCTCTGCTTTCAGGGAGTCCCAGATGTTGCAGTTGAAGTCATCATATCCAGCAAGCAAGAGGCGCCCACTGCGGGAGAAGGCGACTGATGTGATTCCGCAGATGATGCTCTCATGAGAGTACACTATGAGCTCCTGGTCTGCCCGGAGGTCAAAGAGACGGCAAGTGGCATCATCTGAGCCGGTGCAGATGGCTTCACCGTTAGGGAAGAACTGAGAAGGGCACACAACAGATTTTAATCAGGCTGTGCCTTGCACATTTCCTCAGCTCTTTGCCTCCCTGCTAACCACCAGGAAGCCACAGAGGTAGGAAAACCCAGTGGGACAAGACACTGGATCATAGAAGTTGAGTCTGCTGAAGGGAGAGACTGACGCTTCTCCTAAGACCAAGTAAACCCCTTCCACCTCAAGAAAGCCAATGACCTAGGGGCTAGACCTATTGCAAGACATCCCAGTGCTTGAGGAAGAATTATTGTCCTTTAACTCCAGCTGTTAGTTTGGGGGTTGACAAGTGTCCACCCATTATTCCCCAGGTGGAGTCTGGCATGATTCAGAGATACAGGAGCCTTCCTCCGTCTGATCCTCATACCCCAACCTTCTCATACATACTCATTTTCTGTGTCCTTGCTCTGAGGAGTGAAAAAGAGCTCCTCAGGAGCAGGTAAGGCAGAAAGCCATACGGCTGGCAGGGTAGCCATGGGACAGGTGAGAAATGCTGTACTAACTGAAGTTAGTGGAGGGTGGTTCAAGCAGCAGACATTGCAGGAAGCTGGCAGACTCATTTGGTTAGCTGCATGGGATTAAACTGACATGTTTCTTGTCCTGCCACCTCTAGGGCTCTAGTTTGAATCCTTGCCTCTGAGGGGGATACTCGCCCCCAAATGTCTGTACTGCCTCCTGTGAAGATTTCATCTTCAGAAGACCTCCCTATGATCCCAAGTTCCCACCTCTGCTGTCTGGAGCTGATGAAGACCCTCAGCTGAGTTAGGTATTCCTGCTACCTCACTTGTGTCTTTTGCCAGGGCTCCTGGAGCACGCCCGAACAATGGTTCCCAACAGTTGCTATGAGAAAAGCTGCACCAGCACCTGTGTTAGCGTGCTGAGCTCCACAGACTATGGTGTAATAGCTGAGTCCAAGCAGTGCTTTGAGTCAGACCTAGATGCTTTGGTGCCCTGGTGCCAGTGAAGAGCCAGCCTCCAAACTTCAGTGAACTCAACCCTCCCTGCTTCAGGCTGGATCATGGGGCCAAGGTCTCCTGAGAACCTTGTTCCCCACACCACTGCAACAGCTTCTTTTGACCTTGTCCCAAAGCTGGTCCGCCCTCCTTGCCTCCCTACCAGTGTGCAGACAGCGTACATACGCAGATGGCGTTGATATCGGACTCATGCCCTGAGAAGGTCTGACGGCAGGTGCCCTCCCGCACATCCCACAGTTTGGCAGTAGCATCACAAGCCCCAGAGATGAAGAGTTTGAAGTCTGGAGAGACGGCCAAGCTCATACAGTCTCCGGTGTGACCCAGGAACACAGTCTTCTGCTGCCCCGTCTCAATGTCCCAGAGCGCActgtgggagaggagagaatTTCTCAGAGCTAACCCAGGCAGAACAGATCTACAGCTGGGCTGAAAAGCAAACttgcaaacaaaaagaaggaagcCATGGGTCTGGCTACAGCGTGGGAAACCAGGTGAAAGCATCACTGGAGTCAGCTGTATACAACAGGAGATATCTTCACAGCTGTTGTTGGTCATACCTTTGCCAAAGCAGAGTTAGACTAAAGCTGGGGGTGTCTGAGGTTTGACTGTATTCCCATAACTGCAACAGTTGAAGGGAATACTGAGAGGAGGTAAGAGGGGCCCACAGGCAAACAGCTGAAAAAGGTCTGCTGCATCCATGCACGTAGGATGCACGGGCCGCATTCGCTGGGATCCCACGTTACAGCCAGGCAAACCAGCCTCGTGTAACCTTGATCTCTGATGGAAATGCCACATCCTGACTCATCCTCGGTAAAGAAGTTCTTCCAAAGCAGGTGTTGGGACAGAGTGGGGGTGAATAAAAACTTGACGCTGTGCCGAGTCACAGCACAATGAGACCTGAGAGCCGAGAACCAAAGGATCCAGGCATTGGCTTTGCAGGTGTCCCTTGCACAGTGGGCAAGACTTGAGAAGTGGAGCATGTATGTGGGCTCCACATAAATTTACAATGTTTTCTATCATGGGATAAATGATACTGTGAGAGCTTAAAATGTGGTCCCTAGTGCTTCAACAATAGACCTGCATCTTGGCCTGACCTCAACTGGGAAAAGAAGCACCTGTTCTGCCAAGGGAGCAAGAATGGATCTGGCTTACTAAGGTGCTCTGTGTGGCCTCCCCATGTAGAGGCAATTCATCATTAGATAGTGGactgctgcagagcaaaacAACTGCACTTGCTGATGTGCACTGTGCCTCTAAGAGCCAGAGGTCATGTCACCAGGATGCAGAAGATAACACTCACCATGTGGTGTCTCCAGAGCTAGTCACAATATTGTTGTCATCAAGAAATCGGCAGCAGGAGAGGTAACCTGGGAAGTGGGAACAAGCAAACATGAGAAATGGGGCAGGGCTAGAAGAGTGAGGTTTGGAAGCAGAGGGCACCCAgattgcaggcaggcagcacacaCACCTGTATGGGCTGAGAGCTCCCTGCTCACTTTGACATTGCCTTCACGAGTCTTGAGGTTGTAGATGGAGCACATGTTGTCAAGGCCTCCACAGGCCACAAAATTGCCTGAAGGGGCATAGGCACAGGTCATGACCCAGGAAG of the Grus americana isolate bGruAme1 chromosome 1, bGruAme1.mat, whole genome shotgun sequence genome contains:
- the GNB3 gene encoding guanine nucleotide-binding protein G(I)/G(S)/G(T) subunit beta-3, which produces MGEMEQMKQEAEQLKKQIADARKACADTTLAQIVSGVEVVGRIQMRTRRTLRGHLAKIYAMHWSTDSKLLVSASQDGKLIVWDTYTTNKVHAIPLRSSWVMTCAYAPSGNFVACGGLDNMCSIYNLKTREGNVKVSRELSAHTGYLSCCRFLDDNNIVTSSGDTTCALWDIETGQQKTVFLGHTGDCMSLAVSPDFKLFISGACDATAKLWDVREGTCRQTFSGHESDINAICFFPNGEAICTGSDDATCRLFDLRADQELIVYSHESIICGITSVAFSRSGRLLLAGYDDFNCNIWDSLKAERVGILSGHDNRVSCLGVTADGMAVATGSWDSFLKIWN